From Leptotrichia wadei, one genomic window encodes:
- the lspA gene encoding signal peptidase II has protein sequence MPYIIIILVLAALDQITKQLMYNVAGGMQGFSIPLIKRFFHLTYVENHGGVFGLLQGKINLFTIASTVLIIYVIAMEYKNFKNYSKWTKIGVAVIAAGALGNMIDRIFRGYVIDMIDFRGIWVFVFNVADMYVHIGIYIIIIDYLVRKYLKKNR, from the coding sequence ATGCCTTATATAATTATTATTTTGGTTTTAGCTGCATTAGATCAAATTACAAAGCAGTTAATGTACAATGTAGCAGGTGGAATGCAAGGTTTTTCAATACCATTAATAAAAAGATTTTTTCATTTGACTTATGTTGAAAATCACGGTGGAGTTTTTGGACTTTTACAGGGTAAAATTAACCTTTTTACGATAGCAAGTACGGTTCTGATTATATATGTAATCGCTATGGAATACAAGAATTTTAAAAATTATAGCAAATGGACGAAAATAGGAGTAGCAGTAATTGCCGCTGGAGCTTTAGGAAATATGATTGACAGGATTTTTCGTGGATATGTAATCGATATGATAGATTTTCGTGGAATCTGGGTTTTTGTATTCAATGTGGCGGATATGTATGTGCATATTGGAATTTATATTATTATAATTGATTATTTGGTGAGAAAATATTTGAAAAAAAATAGGTGA
- a CDS encoding AAA family ATPase, producing the protein MKLSIRNVGKLKEADVEINGITVITGENDTGKSTVGKVLWSVFNSFYKVYEQIEKERIDFVNEQIYSYVKNLDKSDNVKKKTLDMAIDIIQNYSIYYRNEENIKNYITEKFKENNYFVDAKVIEELTGDLYVVLGIKSIEIISSIIEQKLSTEFHDEIKNKNTESQEETSVELYIRNKILNFNIEEGINVAGEFVENLKGDIDDFDLATEAVFIDNPFIIDDIENIFEQKKKNYRQHLVSKLYYNRNENTVKKMYVNEKLEKIYKKLNSIASGKITIKNLDVYYKDSKMEINAKNLSTGLKTFAIIKMLLQNGTLEENGTIILDEPEIHLHPEWQLKFAELIVLLQKEFGMHILLTTHSPYFLNAIEVFSERHKIEDKCKYYVAENEGNSSIIKDLTGNTREIYRKLARPIQDLENIRYSSDLDE; encoded by the coding sequence ATGAAATTGTCGATAAGGAATGTTGGGAAACTGAAGGAAGCTGATGTTGAGATAAATGGGATAACTGTTATTACTGGTGAAAATGATACTGGGAAAAGTACGGTTGGGAAAGTTTTGTGGAGTGTTTTTAATAGTTTTTATAAGGTTTATGAACAAATTGAAAAAGAAAGAATTGATTTTGTAAATGAACAGATTTATAGTTATGTTAAAAATTTAGATAAATCAGATAATGTAAAGAAAAAAACTTTAGATATGGCAATAGATATTATTCAGAATTATAGTATTTATTATAGAAATGAAGAAAATATAAAAAACTATATAACAGAAAAATTTAAAGAAAATAATTATTTTGTTGATGCTAAAGTAATTGAAGAATTAACTGGTGATTTATACGTTGTGTTAGGTATAAAAAGTATTGAGATAATAAGCTCTATTATAGAACAAAAATTATCCACTGAGTTTCATGATGAAATAAAAAATAAAAATACAGAATCACAAGAAGAAACAAGTGTAGAATTGTATATCAGAAATAAAATTTTAAATTTTAATATTGAAGAAGGTATAAATGTTGCAGGAGAATTTGTTGAGAATTTGAAAGGAGATATTGATGATTTTGATTTGGCAACAGAAGCAGTATTTATAGACAATCCTTTTATAATTGATGATATAGAAAATATATTTGAACAAAAAAAGAAAAATTATAGACAACATTTAGTTTCAAAACTTTATTACAATAGAAATGAAAATACAGTAAAAAAAATGTATGTAAATGAAAAATTAGAAAAAATTTATAAAAAATTAAATTCTATTGCAAGTGGTAAAATAACCATAAAAAATTTAGATGTTTATTATAAAGATAGCAAAATGGAAATAAATGCTAAAAATTTATCGACAGGGCTTAAAACTTTTGCGATTATAAAAATGTTATTGCAAAATGGAACTTTGGAAGAAAATGGAACAATAATTCTTGATGAGCCAGAAATTCATTTACATCCAGAATGGCAACTAAAATTTGCTGAATTGATAGTTTTGTTGCAAAAAGAGTTTGGAATGCATATTTTATTGACAACACATAGTCCGTATTTTTTAAATGCAATTGAAGTTTTTTCGGAACGACATAAAATTGAGGATAAATGTAAATATTATGTGGCTGAAAATGAAGGAAATAGTAGTATTATAAAAGATTTAACAGGAAATACAAGAGAAATTTATAGAAAATTAGCTAGACCGATTCAGGATTTAGAAAATATTAGATATAGCAGTGATTTAGATGAGTAA
- a CDS encoding CGGC domain-containing protein: MDLSKIKLVVIIQCEIAKRRCSGYHCSQSFYERSGGFSKYPMEQDMRVLMFQCGGCNGKGVNSLLSNVNKCLKKEGKITPEEVAIHFASCVTLDNHHSSRCMFLNYMKQQVSKTPFKDSIILEDTWHSKTATRRRAEGIYKTNKN; the protein is encoded by the coding sequence ATGGATTTATCAAAAATTAAGCTGGTTGTAATAATTCAATGTGAAATTGCAAAAAGACGTTGCAGCGGATATCATTGCAGCCAGTCATTTTACGAGAGAAGTGGTGGATTTTCAAAATATCCTATGGAGCAGGATATGAGAGTTTTGATGTTTCAATGTGGAGGATGTAATGGGAAAGGAGTTAATTCTCTTTTATCAAATGTGAATAAATGCCTGAAAAAGGAAGGGAAGATTACGCCAGAAGAAGTGGCTATACACTTTGCTTCTTGTGTTACGCTTGATAATCATCATTCTTCCAGATGCATGTTTTTAAATTATATGAAACAGCAAGTTTCTAAAACTCCATTTAAGGATTCAATTATTTTGGAAGACACCTGGCATTCTAAAACTGCTACTAGAAGACGTGCAGAAGGGATTTACAAAACAAATAAAAACTAG
- a CDS encoding OmpA family protein, producing MKKLVILGTALLALNAVASEVQVKSGYDFYRKFKAGSSDLSDDYELKHGPTLGLEYIVDNQGEFEWGLGAEYKLSANSGKLIRKDDKVKLMRSVPVYALGKFNLITTNNGNDALYVLGRAGYNFAHGTKNLADAKVKGGLYTAAGIGTEFGPVSLEAIYERSGVKVKGFVDSAGNSVERTRNYNDSVGVRVGYRFGQLKNDRSPKIITQTVEVPVPTPVPTPAPEPAPIVKPNTAVLPFSCETDTKKCVIRGFKVDGRVPNEGEAADLRTIAGVINQFADGGSIDFVGHTDSTGSAAYNQKLSVARAQNVARLLRDYGLKNSISYGTITGQGESNPFDTNDTVEGRYNNRRVELFFQNVDFTNVKFINQ from the coding sequence ATGAAAAAATTAGTTATTTTAGGAACAGCTTTATTGGCTTTAAATGCTGTAGCATCTGAAGTACAAGTTAAAAGTGGATATGATTTCTACAGAAAATTTAAAGCAGGTTCAAGTGATCTTAGTGATGATTATGAACTTAAACATGGACCAACACTTGGTTTAGAATATATTGTTGATAACCAAGGTGAATTTGAATGGGGATTAGGAGCAGAATACAAATTATCTGCTAATTCTGGAAAATTAATTAGAAAAGATGACAAAGTTAAATTAATGAGAAGTGTTCCAGTTTATGCATTAGGTAAATTCAACTTAATCACAACAAACAATGGAAATGATGCTTTATACGTATTAGGAAGAGCAGGATATAACTTCGCTCACGGAACTAAAAATTTAGCAGATGCTAAAGTTAAAGGTGGATTATATACTGCAGCAGGAATTGGTACTGAATTTGGGCCAGTTTCATTAGAAGCTATTTATGAAAGATCAGGTGTTAAAGTTAAAGGATTTGTAGATTCAGCAGGAAATTCTGTTGAAAGAACAAGAAACTACAATGATTCAGTAGGAGTTAGAGTAGGATATAGATTTGGACAATTGAAAAATGACAGATCACCTAAAATCATAACTCAAACAGTTGAAGTGCCTGTACCAACTCCAGTACCTACACCAGCACCAGAACCAGCACCAATTGTTAAACCAAATACTGCTGTGTTACCATTTAGTTGTGAAACTGATACAAAAAAATGTGTAATCAGAGGATTTAAAGTAGATGGTAGAGTACCTAACGAAGGTGAAGCTGCTGACTTGAGAACTATCGCAGGTGTAATTAACCAATTTGCTGATGGTGGATCAATTGATTTCGTTGGACATACAGATTCAACTGGATCAGCTGCTTATAACCAAAAATTATCAGTAGCAAGAGCACAAAACGTAGCTAGATTATTAAGAGACTACGGATTGAAGAACTCTATTTCTTACGGAACAATCACTGGTCAAGGAGAAAGCAACCCATTTGACACTAATGACACAGTTGAAGGAAGATACAATAACAGAAGAGTTGAATTATTCTTCCAAAACGTTGACTTCACTAACGTAAAATTCATTAATCAATAA
- the glyS gene encoding glycine--tRNA ligase subunit beta, whose product MNFLFEIGLEELPAQYVDKAEKDLKKIIENELKSERIKFSEIESFSTPRRVTAIIKDLAEKQDDLDKKSVGPSVEIAYKDGQLTKAGEGFVRSQGATADDIKIIENEKGKYISIEKFIAGKDTREILPEILKNAIKKIEFEKSMKWADRTFRFVRPIKWFVTLFDNGEILPFEFEGLKGGNKTRGMRYFASQDIEIDNPLDYEKILLENFVIVNGEKRREEILKSIKENGEKDGDTAIINKYLLDEVVNVVEYPYAIKGEFNKDYLQLPEDIITITLETHQRYFPVKDKNGKLSNKFIVIRNAPEYSETVKKGNEKVVEPRLADAKFFFDEDLKGKFADNVEKLKEVTFQKDMGTIFEKVKRSEKIAEYLISELNLTDKKENIIRTVDLAKADLVSNVIGEKEFTKLQGFMGSVYAQKQGEDKDVALGIFEHYLPRYQGDKLPTTVEGAIAGIADKMDTIIGCFAVGLKPTSSKDPYALRRATQGIIQVVLNSKLSFDYKKLIEKAYEIFSADKKVLEKNVVKDVTEFFKQRIINVLSEKYKKELINYEINLENNVVELDKKLSELLKLSQTENFEILINLLKRVKNIVKDEKNVNLNIDSALFESDEEKALYNFANQLESIENADFSSYIETLLNNADTINQFFDNVIINADDEKLRNNRIALLKKLENSIDKMINI is encoded by the coding sequence TTGAATTTTCTTTTTGAAATAGGATTGGAAGAATTGCCTGCGCAATATGTGGATAAGGCGGAAAAGGATCTGAAAAAAATAATAGAAAATGAATTAAAATCTGAAAGAATCAAGTTTTCAGAAATTGAATCGTTTAGTACGCCTAGAAGGGTTACAGCGATTATAAAGGATTTGGCTGAAAAACAGGATGACTTGGATAAGAAAAGTGTAGGGCCTTCAGTTGAGATTGCTTATAAGGATGGACAACTTACGAAAGCTGGAGAAGGATTTGTGAGATCTCAGGGTGCTACGGCTGATGATATAAAGATTATTGAAAATGAAAAAGGGAAATATATTTCGATTGAAAAGTTTATTGCAGGAAAGGATACTAGGGAGATTTTACCTGAAATATTGAAAAATGCGATAAAGAAAATAGAGTTTGAAAAATCTATGAAATGGGCGGATAGAACGTTTAGATTCGTAAGACCGATTAAATGGTTTGTGACTTTATTTGATAATGGGGAAATTTTACCTTTTGAGTTTGAAGGGCTAAAAGGCGGAAATAAGACTCGTGGAATGAGATATTTTGCTTCTCAGGACATTGAGATTGATAATCCGCTTGACTATGAAAAAATATTGCTTGAAAATTTTGTTATTGTAAATGGTGAAAAAAGAAGAGAAGAAATTTTGAAAAGCATAAAAGAAAATGGTGAAAAGGATGGAGATACTGCGATAATCAATAAATATTTATTAGATGAAGTGGTTAATGTGGTAGAATATCCTTATGCAATAAAGGGTGAATTTAACAAGGATTATTTGCAGCTTCCTGAAGATATTATAACAATTACATTGGAAACTCATCAAAGATATTTTCCAGTAAAAGATAAGAACGGGAAATTGTCAAATAAATTTATTGTTATAAGAAATGCGCCTGAATATTCAGAAACTGTTAAAAAAGGGAATGAAAAGGTTGTAGAGCCAAGACTTGCCGATGCGAAATTTTTCTTTGATGAAGATTTAAAAGGTAAATTTGCAGACAATGTAGAAAAACTGAAGGAAGTTACTTTCCAAAAGGATATGGGAACAATTTTTGAAAAAGTTAAAAGAAGTGAAAAAATTGCTGAATATCTGATTTCAGAGTTAAACTTGACTGATAAGAAGGAAAATATCATAAGAACTGTAGATTTGGCAAAAGCAGATCTTGTTTCAAATGTAATTGGAGAAAAGGAATTTACTAAGTTACAAGGATTTATGGGTTCCGTTTATGCTCAAAAGCAAGGTGAGGATAAAGATGTAGCACTTGGAATTTTTGAACATTATTTGCCACGTTATCAAGGGGACAAATTGCCTACGACTGTGGAAGGTGCAATTGCTGGAATTGCTGACAAGATGGATACAATAATTGGATGTTTTGCAGTTGGATTAAAACCTACAAGTTCTAAAGATCCTTACGCTTTGAGACGTGCCACACAAGGAATTATTCAAGTTGTATTAAATTCAAAATTGTCTTTTGATTATAAGAAATTAATTGAAAAGGCTTATGAAATTTTCTCGGCAGATAAAAAAGTATTGGAAAAGAATGTCGTGAAGGATGTAACAGAATTTTTCAAACAAAGAATAATTAATGTGCTTTCTGAAAAATACAAAAAAGAACTTATAAATTATGAAATAAATCTTGAAAACAATGTTGTAGAATTGGATAAGAAATTATCTGAACTTCTAAAATTATCACAAACTGAAAATTTTGAGATTTTAATAAATCTTTTAAAACGTGTAAAAAATATTGTTAAAGATGAAAAAAATGTAAATCTAAATATTGACAGCGCATTATTTGAATCAGATGAAGAAAAAGCATTATACAATTTTGCAAATCAGTTGGAAAGTATTGAAAATGCAGATTTTTCAAGTTATATTGAAACATTATTAAATAATGCCGATACAATTAATCAATTTTTTGATAATGTAATTATTAATGCTGATGATGAAAAATTAAGAAATAACCGTATTGCATTATTGAAAAAACTGGAAAATTCTATTGATAAAATGATAAACATATAA
- a CDS encoding HPr family phosphocarrier protein gives MKEIIVEIKNDQGVHARPSGQIVNIAKKYDVALEIEKVFENEQAENNKEENEKIDGKNVFGVMMLGAGKGEKLRLRAISENGGNPEEEIKLLEELRQLIEINKFFE, from the coding sequence ATGAAGGAAATTATTGTAGAAATAAAAAACGATCAGGGAGTCCATGCACGGCCATCGGGGCAGATTGTGAATATTGCCAAAAAGTATGATGTGGCTTTGGAAATAGAAAAAGTTTTTGAAAATGAACAGGCAGAAAATAACAAAGAAGAAAATGAAAAAATTGATGGAAAAAATGTATTTGGAGTTATGATGCTTGGAGCAGGAAAGGGAGAAAAATTGAGACTTAGGGCAATTTCAGAAAATGGAGGGAATCCAGAAGAAGAGATTAAATTGCTGGAAGAGTTAAGACAATTAATAGAAATTAATAAATTTTTTGAATAA
- the glyQ gene encoding glycine--tRNA ligase subunit alpha, producing the protein MTFQEIILTLQKFWGDKGCIISNPYDIETGAGTFNPDTFLMSLGPEPWNVAYVEPSRRPKDGRYGENPNRVYQHHQFQVIMKPSPENIQELYLESLVALGIDPKEHDIRFVEDNWESPTLGAWGLGWEVWLDGMEITQFTYFQQVGGLEVEIVPSEITYGLERIALYLQNKDDVKDLEWTKGVKYGERRFQFEYELSKYSFEVADVPMHFQLFDMYEKESKNCLNNDLVFPAYEYVLKCSHTFNNLDARGAISTTERMSYILRIRDLAKGCAEKFVEARERLGFPLLNKNK; encoded by the coding sequence ATGACTTTTCAGGAAATTATATTAACTCTTCAAAAATTTTGGGGAGATAAAGGATGTATAATATCAAATCCGTATGATATTGAAACAGGTGCAGGAACATTTAATCCAGATACTTTTTTAATGTCATTAGGGCCTGAACCTTGGAATGTTGCCTATGTTGAGCCATCACGTCGTCCAAAAGATGGAAGATATGGTGAAAACCCTAACAGAGTGTACCAACATCATCAATTTCAGGTAATTATGAAACCATCACCAGAAAATATTCAAGAACTTTATTTAGAAAGTTTGGTTGCACTAGGAATTGATCCGAAGGAGCACGATATAAGATTTGTAGAGGATAACTGGGAAAGCCCTACACTTGGAGCGTGGGGATTAGGATGGGAAGTTTGGCTAGATGGAATGGAAATTACACAGTTTACGTATTTCCAACAAGTTGGAGGACTGGAAGTGGAAATCGTTCCATCAGAAATAACTTACGGACTTGAAAGAATCGCACTTTATTTACAAAATAAAGATGATGTAAAAGATTTAGAGTGGACAAAAGGTGTAAAATACGGAGAAAGAAGATTTCAGTTTGAGTATGAATTGTCAAAATACAGCTTTGAAGTAGCAGACGTTCCAATGCACTTCCAGCTTTTTGATATGTATGAAAAGGAATCTAAAAATTGTCTAAACAACGATTTAGTATTCCCAGCTTATGAATATGTGCTAAAATGCTCACATACATTTAACAACCTCGATGCAAGGGGGGCAATTAGTACAACAGAAAGAATGTCTTATATTTTAAGAATTAGAGATTTGGCCAAGGGATGTGCAGAAAAATTTGTAGAAGCTAGGGAAAGATTGGGATTCCCATTGCTGAATAAAAATAAATAG
- a CDS encoding S1 RNA-binding domain-containing protein, with protein sequence MSEKEFETLLEDYLPEEKKSGDVVEGIITRKELDYGFLDLNAKKEGRIYASEVKDFEIGDKIEVKVLREDEDNIIVSKFVLDRAKELASFNVDDIVTGEIVKKIKGGYTVRIGKNEAFLPFSLARFEKDKDYTGQKFKFIIKEKNRSNITISRIDLIKIEEEKYFESVNVGDVVTGKVKEIFDFGIILDLGAASGFVHISEVSWDQVDNLHERYKIGDEVTAKIIEKDVEKNRLKLSIKQLSEDPWVAFENSHNVGDVVEAVVKDVLDFGIVVTVDRNSGFVHVSELAWHNGSKELKNYKAGDKFSAKIIQIENEKKNVKLSVKQLSENPWDTVKEKYHIGDIIEKPITEVFDFGLLISLEKDIDGLLHVSDLSYKRESNLTSKYKAGDLIKFKIVDFNDEKNRVTLSAKALLDDKWDVLEETYDFDKSYKGKVMNVQDYGIFVELEKGIEVFIHKNEFSWDKREHKEYKVGDEVEFKVIVIDKIEKKLSGSIKQLEKSPWKEVTEKYKKGNIVNTEIVEIQENFALVKLTDRFNGIVPKRELTEDFLKDISEKFSVGDKVEAVITDINEKRKSIALSLKKVQEMEEKKEMDELMKVYGV encoded by the coding sequence ATGAGCGAAAAAGAATTTGAGACATTATTGGAGGATTATTTACCTGAGGAAAAAAAATCGGGAGATGTAGTTGAAGGAATTATTACAAGAAAAGAATTGGACTATGGATTTCTTGATTTGAATGCAAAAAAAGAAGGAAGAATTTATGCTAGTGAAGTTAAAGACTTTGAAATTGGAGATAAAATTGAAGTGAAAGTTTTGAGGGAAGATGAGGATAACATCATTGTTTCAAAATTTGTGCTAGATAGAGCTAAGGAATTGGCATCATTTAATGTTGATGATATTGTGACTGGAGAAATTGTTAAGAAAATCAAAGGGGGATATACTGTAAGAATTGGGAAAAATGAGGCATTTTTACCATTTTCTCTGGCTAGGTTTGAGAAAGATAAGGATTATACAGGACAAAAATTTAAATTTATTATAAAAGAAAAAAACAGAAGCAATATAACTATTTCAAGAATTGACTTGATAAAAATCGAAGAGGAAAAATATTTTGAAAGTGTTAATGTTGGAGATGTAGTTACAGGAAAAGTTAAGGAAATATTTGATTTTGGAATTATATTGGATTTAGGGGCTGCAAGCGGATTTGTTCATATTTCTGAAGTTTCTTGGGATCAAGTGGATAATTTGCATGAAAGATATAAAATTGGAGATGAAGTAACTGCTAAAATTATTGAAAAGGATGTTGAAAAAAATAGATTAAAGTTAAGCATAAAGCAGTTATCAGAAGATCCTTGGGTTGCATTTGAAAATAGCCATAATGTTGGAGATGTGGTTGAGGCTGTTGTTAAAGATGTTCTTGATTTTGGGATAGTTGTAACTGTTGATAGGAATTCTGGATTTGTACATGTTTCAGAGCTTGCTTGGCACAATGGATCTAAAGAATTGAAAAATTATAAAGCGGGAGATAAATTTTCTGCAAAAATTATTCAAATTGAAAATGAAAAGAAAAATGTTAAATTAAGCGTAAAGCAGCTTTCAGAAAATCCTTGGGATACAGTAAAGGAAAAATATCATATAGGAGATATTATTGAAAAACCAATAACAGAAGTATTTGATTTTGGGTTATTAATCTCGCTTGAAAAGGATATTGACGGACTTTTACATGTTTCTGACTTGTCATATAAGAGAGAATCTAATTTGACTTCAAAATATAAGGCTGGAGATTTGATTAAATTTAAAATAGTTGACTTTAATGATGAAAAAAATAGAGTTACTTTAAGTGCAAAAGCATTACTTGATGATAAATGGGATGTTCTTGAAGAAACTTATGACTTTGATAAATCATATAAGGGAAAAGTTATGAATGTTCAAGATTATGGAATTTTTGTTGAACTTGAAAAGGGAATAGAAGTGTTTATCCATAAAAATGAATTTTCTTGGGATAAAAGAGAACATAAGGAATACAAAGTTGGCGATGAAGTTGAATTTAAAGTGATCGTAATTGACAAAATTGAGAAAAAATTATCTGGAAGTATTAAGCAATTGGAAAAATCGCCTTGGAAGGAAGTTACTGAAAAATATAAAAAGGGAAATATTGTAAATACTGAAATTGTGGAAATTCAGGAGAATTTTGCGCTTGTTAAATTAACAGACAGATTTAATGGAATTGTACCAAAAAGAGAATTGACAGAGGACTTTTTGAAGGATATTTCTGAAAAATTCTCAGTTGGAGATAAAGTTGAGGCTGTTATTACAGATATAAATGAAAAGAGAAAATCTATTGCATTATCTTTGAAAAAAGTTCAGGAAATGGAAG